A region of the Macrobrachium nipponense isolate FS-2020 chromosome 14, ASM1510439v2, whole genome shotgun sequence genome:
TACCCCacgactttggtctgtctgtacaggtgcggtccggccctgtggcttcggctacagcagccccggctccgccctggatagcagatcttacgttctgtcctgaggaagctgacgaagaagaggaggaaggtgtcgttgtcttcgtcttcatcttcttcatcgtcgtcggctgccgcctctctTCCCCTTCGGACTTCTAAGgtttcacagccgaggaagaagaaggttgcctcctccctcctaagaagtctcctcgggagcttctcgggacccgtatcacctcggtgggacgggagggttccttccgctggtcctcctgctccttcgggagcggggcccgtctcttcttccgcaaggaagaagactacggggaccagaggggtaccggctaacaccggtacttcctcgcctggtgtcagtggtctgccactgcatcagggtccgtctcggcctctcgttcgcgggaggtaccgagtgtacggtcgcctaccagcgaccgtgcagccaggaaccagacctctgagtccgctcagcgtcaggttcacggcacggggcggaagactggtgacagccgctcacgcggactctcaccagaccagctttcactctcgcggcgaacagctggctaccaggggacgtgacggtccacgaccggcccacgggctgaggctgggaagaggtcctcccgtttcgccggtgccagccacggctggaaccagcgacgtgacgtgccgtgaggacaagcaccggtctcactgtgacagtggagcctgcaggtcgcctgaccgtcgctctcacagagagcgatcgggtacggcaaccagcaccagctcttctgacactcgagatcggggccactgtgctcagtccagccgttctccacagcgagacggttcgaccaggcctgcagctcgatcgccaccgcgggttgacgatcgcctgcagccctccaagcctgctggttctgccagcggagcgaggagggagcgtcaggtctgcctctcccgtacccttcaacctcctcgggttacaccgggaggagcgaggtattgaggagtgatcgtgaggggtgcgcccctcatgatcccaccacgacgccctacgtgccaggcacggttcttggaccggccaggacgtatgcgcaagtggatgggaagaccgagagggctgtcgctgttcccccttcttaggaggaaggttctcggaatatgcttcTTGTTCGAAGGACTTAACGgtccactctgcaagatgctgtgacttccgagatccagaggaactttgccgaggttatggcgctgattcgtcagcacaacgacgtcggggaaggatcgccactcccaccagcagagccacgtctcggctcgagtcgttttggggcccgagagggaacccaaatcgacggtggggtctgccgcgatcggagctgccgactgtgttgaaccaggtagtctctcgtctccggacaagaaggctctctcagttctggccggtcgaacaagctacttcacatcctctactgcgacagaggcgtttctacgtgtcttcggacaccgtatttgaataccccttcagtcctcctgaggtttcgacctcgacgaggactggaatgagtcggaggacggtatcggctctctcctggtcaggtgtcgatcagccccacccagacgacgttcacagtggcggcagacccttacctacagtatgagttcgtaaccctcctcgggggaaaaacgtttctcctgacgatacgttttcccaggctctgagaggccatcgcgtaaggcgatggctgctccttttcttctccaactgctagttccgctgggaaggcgagccagtatccaattcctccccccattccctctctccttacggctacgagggaaaggggagggatcctacagagatttctctgtaagatcccacgttaggggctgcgctactggggggaccttcgggtcctacctgacgtaagccccggtcgtgaggagggatcctgccactttctcgattcctacgggaatcgaggaggaccaccagccgagatcgtttgacgaattcggtggggggtttcgcagagtgcttagaattctacggaatttctagcgcactcagagtgttcgagttttttacgatctccaaacacttaggcgagaccacggtccaaagtgagcgagaatcccgataattgttacacgataatcgggaacctcgcttatgctcgaatcctgtaatttctagcatttggaagaagactgctgctgaaagaagagtatctcacagtaggcgtttaacctggaatagagaagaaacggacgggaacttcctaGTTggggcttgaactatcgtcttcggtattctgttcaccattgaagctttcctttgggaaagacttctccttcactctcttgactagagaacgaggctggtcgatctccaatccttattctcattcctcgaggggaaaagaatttaggatggaggtcgtggtacagaacctacaaatatactacgtatattaccctcgcgacatgattcttttaacagttgaattgtccggggggtaggcgcataccgtagttaactctacggtttgtgaccgagacgaattgtatcttaattgaacgcaactcgggttgcctgcaacctcccagcagttatcagtttcgattttagatacttggtattgtcatgacaacaccaaatcagcttttgtatttaccgaaatccgtttcggttaaatataattgctcgagcgtattctttatgctcgatggttctagccgaacgcattccttccgTGGGAATTAatgggattacctggcaactcaggatgacgagtcaccgagagctactgcgtattgaactgcctgatagcggctcagtatcagctaggtctcggagatgcacggtcggttacgtctctctctctcccctggtttgattgactaccgaaccgtatctctgcccaacaatcatggactttaggtctctgattaacggggattctcgcaataatgaaggaccatctactgctgtgacgctcgatttcatcgccttcgacattgcgagaattttcaacagagatgtctcttggactctttcatctgtttaccgcacggtaacagaagtctgtactagtcaaccgctgcatcgcacgcgataatgcgaatgatttttgcagacatctgagtttgtcttcaaaatatctcgtattcgtaggtgagcaattattcattgctcgcccgaattaacagatatgtcagaagacatcgcctactctccgacctgacagctctacttccaaatgttcagcccatgagaagcagtcttcaggcagtatttccctgtcttcattactgaaaagcgctccgcttttattgcaactacgatcctcaccgggcagcaatgaatagcggttagcgttctcagtctttgtagcacaggttcaggaatcttgagaatccttctctcggttcagctgtgaagacgtaggttgcattttctgtacaccttcgtcttcaacgacacatagtgttgtttctccttagccgagaatcaactatactatgagatatcttgccatcaaggacctcggtctcttgaaggcaattgactttcgcctgttgggcacatgccttaagagagtcatcaccttgccttctggcatcggtgacgaacaaattatttgtttagtctctttggcataaccctttaaggcgaaggtcacgtgacttgctcgggtgcttggacaacttgcctcctaccgaacgcagtcagtcggcagctgtcagagcgcccaagtctgttacgaacttcgctgtggacttagttcggttgttccataacaatcttttcttcgtcctaacggcttgtcacagtacccataccatcgacacccacccattgagtgtcggtgtcctatccactaccgagaacaacaaacttcgctgcagacggatagaccagtatgggtacaggacatcaccgaagtcgagaaagagggataggtcatacgaccattcccttcttttcctctgaggtaattgcatgactttcctccgcgaagtcaagcatccgggggatggggattcgtgacgctcgatttcgtttaccgaattcgtagcgaagactctgaacccttcggttcctgacgatcggttagagtccttcacaatcccctccctattggacttcaccgccttcgatgcgaaggagatgctgctttgtcctgtgaaagcgtgaccgcgctttctgaagaaatcgacatccaggctgagtgttgaagactcttcgtcagcaccaagatgacctagaagtacactccctcgagttacacaagaacttctccgtggcgcaggtactgaaaggcaggggtctggtacaaccagaccaccggcacctccttctaccttttggatattgcccacaggtccttggatcgttttccttaggacccgtggtggctgctcaacacgttgtctagttaacccagaccctagcaggctgaacagcatcgagtcctggtgtggctgtaagaatagataagtgaatgagagagtgactggaattctcttcctatcttttctccccctctacctgtgggtagagggatacggtcatcaccttgctggataaggacgagatgccggtgagctactcgacagagccccatcctatcccttttcactagggatgggagcgaatatcaccacttcctcctacaaggggggggaagtggatgccaacaagagacaaaccataactttatgttgcctcttgcaaataggaacttgttcttgtttgctggtacgaaagagatacgcttgcctatctcttagtacttggtccagaggtctgaccattgatcctcgGTGCACACCCCGagcaatcggacagaggcttggatccctccctcgctcttacgaccagggaggcattccaaggttgggcgaacaccagtctgttcacaaaagactcagattcctcccaccaagaagtgagtcttctattgttaaaggaccgaatttggtgtatgccgtgtcggaacaaatgacaatttgtccaaaattgcatttttcctaactatacaaacctgaggtcctttacacatagcccccacctcatgccacccctcactctgcagtttttgcttgggccaaaagcaaaagtgatttgtttacctaccagtcgcgctgcgcgcgcctgtcggacaagcaggtaactaccgaaccccttgttcgaaagcttacgacctatccagctgccgctagtacccttcctattgtaaaaggacctcaggtttgtatagttaggaaaaatgcaattttggacaaattgtcatttttagacAGCGGATCTCAAAGAACGTTCATTAACCCAGATGTCGTTGAGAAATTGAAGTTAGTGCCCATAAAAACAAGTGGAAACTGACATTAATTCCGTTGGAGATAATGTTGAAACCAAAatgtttgatgtagtaagagtaatgGTTCGAGCTGGTATACTAAAGTATCAAATTAAAAGATGTTGTTTGTAATCATGTTAACACTTCCATACACCTACACCCTGGTACTACACAAGTGTATCTGCGATTGCAAGGACAACGGTGTTAAAACCGGCAGATAAGAATATTGAATCAGATACCCTCAGTTTGATATAGGTTTGATTATTGGTGCTGATTATTATAATGCATTTGTGTATTGTCACGATAAATATGGATGTATGTTTGCTTGGTAGCACCGCCGGTGCTGTTATTTTTGGTCTTATACCCAATTGGGTTTGTACTGTTATCAGTGATGGTGAAAATGTAAGATCTGTAATAAGTACACAGAGTATAGTTTGCTCGAGAGTCACTGCTTCTGTAAATCCTCTTGACGATAAGGAGGATATTTCTAGACTGTGGTCATTAGATACGATCGGCATCGGGAAGGATGCGCGATCCTATAACGATCAAGCAGCGATCGAACATTTCAATGAGACTATTGTAAAGACTGATAACAAATATACGATTGTTTTGCCATTTAAGAGCGATGCCAGACCCCCTACGGGTTATAGAAAAGCCTTAGGTCAGTCTAAATCAGTCATGTATGATCAATATCAGTCTGTTTTAGATGAGTATGTTAAGTTAGGATTTATTGAGGAGGTAAGGTTAGAAGATAACTCCTTTGATCCAGTTGATGGCATTAATCACTATTTACCTCACCACCCAGTTTTTAAGGAATCTGCTACGACTCCAATTAGGGTAGTTTCCAATGCAAGCAGTAAAGAGTCACGCCATGCAAAGTCCCTCAACGATTGTTTACAGGCGGGGCCTAATCTGGCGACGAAATTGACAGATATGCTGCTGGAATTTCGTCAGAACAAATGTGCTGTAGTAGCAGACATAAGCAAAGCTTTCCTTAGAATAGGAATTAATGAAAATCACAGATTTCACAAGATCCTTATGGTTTGCTGATAGAGATCTTAAGCATGTCAAGACTTTTAGATTTAAGGTTTTATTGTTTGGAGCAACTCGTTCACCTTTTCTGTTGAATCAGACAATGCAATATCATTTGCAAAACCATTCAGATCCCGTCGCCAGTTCATTCAAGAAGTCCTTTTATGTggataactttatgaaaacaTGAGGAATGTGAAGATTTAGAACTCGAGAGTAAGAAGGTAAACCAAATTATGCTGGAAGCTAATATGCCTTTGGGAGAATGGGCTAGCAATTTGAGTTCATTTAATGATAAATATACCCCAGATACTGTCAACTTGAATGCAGTAAAACTACTCGGTCTCTTGTGGGATACCTGTAATGACTCATTGAGTGTGAAGATGCCTTCTCAGATTGTTACATATTTCAGTAATCTAGGAAATGTTTGTACTTTGACTAAGAGAAAGGTTGTGTCTCTCCTTTCAACCATCTTTGATCCTTGGGAATATTAACGCCCGTAACAATCAAGGGAAAGGTATTTGTGAAGAAATTGTGGGGACTGAAAACTCACTGGGATGACGAACTGATGATGGATTTAAAGAAAGAGTTCGATGAATTGTTAAACCGCCTCACTTCTATTGAGGAGATCAAAGTCCCTAGATCTTGTTTTAATGAAAGAACTTGTAGCTTACATGTATTTGTTAATGCCTCTCATTTGGCTTATGGAGCATGTGTGTATGTTGTTAGCAGTAAGCACACAAGTCACCTGCTAATTATTAAGTTTCGAGTAGCCCCGAGCCCCTCACTCACTATTCCCCGTCAAGAATTACTTGCTTTGACTAAAGGCATGCGCCTAGCTGTTCATTTgttagagatttttggggataaatTTTCAGATTGTACTGTTTGGAGTGACTCCCAAGTAGCTTTGAGTTGGGTATTTTATGAAAGATCTTAAGAAATGTTTGTAATCAACAGAGTAAAGGAAATCAAGGACTTGAAGTCCAATCGTAACATCAGGTTGTTATATGTTAAGAGCGAGGATAATCCTGCTGATTTAGTTACACGAGGTATTTCAATGTCTCTTTTTATTAAGTCAGGTTTGTGGTTTCATGGCCCGACCTGGATTATTGACAAAAATAAGTTTCCAGAACAAGAAGATGTAGTTTACATAGAATctgttaatgtaaatgaaattattgtagAACCAGTTTTGAGAaaccctgatgatgatgatgtacttgTATTTAATTGTTCTGAGTTCTCCTCACTGAAACGCATTAAGGATTGTAGGTAGATTGATCTTGTTTGGGAGAAGAATATTTCCTGATAAATTCAGGGGAAGTAATAATTTACTTGTCTTAATCAGAATTATGCAGTGTCAAGCTTTTCCAACGCTATATTATGCATTGACTAATGGGCTACAAACCAGTTCTAGTGTTCCCTCTGAGCTAAGGAATCTTATCAGACAATTAGGACTTTATGTTGATGAAAGTGGTGTCATTCGGTGCCAAGGAAGACTTCATAATGCAGAATTGCCAGAATTCGCTAAGCATCCAGTATACGTCGCCAGCCGACACCCCTTATGGCAACTTATAGTGTCTCATTATCACATACTCAACTTGCACTGCAACACGAATACACTTGTGGTTATATTGAGACAACAGTTTTGGGCTGGAAAAATGAGACAGTCCGTTAAGAAGATCCTGAAAAAGTGATTATTGTGCAAGAAAGCACAAAATCAACCTCTAAGTCTGCCTGGATTTCCCCGGTGACGACCCGAAACGAATTAAGCATCAAGTCCCTTTTTCCTGTGTTGGCATCGACTATATGGGAAACATTAATGTGTCTGAAAATGAAGCTGAGAACGAGATGGCGTATGTTTTGTTGTTTACATGCGCTACGTCAAGAGCAGTTGCCTTATATGTGTGCAAATCCATGAATGCACAAGAATTCCTCTTTGTTTTTAGACAATTCGCGGAAAGACACGGACTTCCGAAAGTTTTAATAGGTGATAATGCGCCAAACTTCGTTGCAGCCAGTAAGTTTCTTAGAGATATCAGCGAGGAACCCGAAGAAAGAAATTAACTGACGGACC
Encoded here:
- the LOC135226236 gene encoding uncharacterized protein LOC135226236, with translation MDVCLLGSTAGAVIFGLIPNWVCTVISDGENVRSVISTQSIVCSRVTASVNPLDDKEDISRLWSLDTIGIGKDARSYNDQAAIEHFNETIVKTDNKYTIVLPFKSDARPPTGYRKALGQSKSVMYDQYQSVLDEYVKLGFIEEVRLEDNSFDPVDGINHYLPHHPVFKESATTPIRVVSNASSKESRHAKSLNDCLQAGPNLATKLTDMLLEFRQNKCAVVADISKAFLRIGINENHRFHKILMVC